One part of the Vogesella sp. LIG4 genome encodes these proteins:
- a CDS encoding SDR family NAD(P)-dependent oxidoreductase codes for MKAAIVTGASRGLGAALSAQLLADGYRVAAIARDCGSLPQHPQLITLDADLADSQLLPLIMERALAALGSCASYTLINNAGTVQPIASADALPDAATLQAVALNLSAPMLLCSHFLAHTPASSQRRIINISSGAAANPYPGWAVYCATKAGLDHFTRTLAVEQAAREVPALAVSLYPGVIDTGMQAEIRSADPSAFPGRPRFEALKADGELTTPEAAAARIVGYLDSPAFGSQSVLDIRQL; via the coding sequence GTGAAGGCAGCCATCGTCACCGGCGCCTCGCGCGGCCTGGGCGCCGCGCTGAGCGCGCAGCTGCTGGCCGACGGCTACCGCGTGGCGGCCATCGCCCGCGACTGCGGCAGCCTGCCGCAGCACCCGCAGCTGATCACGCTGGACGCCGACCTGGCCGACAGCCAGCTGCTGCCGCTGATCATGGAGCGCGCGCTGGCAGCACTGGGCAGTTGCGCCAGCTACACGCTGATCAACAACGCCGGCACCGTGCAGCCGATCGCCAGCGCCGATGCGCTGCCGGATGCCGCCACGCTGCAGGCGGTGGCGCTGAACCTGTCCGCGCCGATGCTGCTATGCAGCCACTTTCTGGCGCACACGCCGGCCAGCAGCCAGCGCCGCATCATCAACATCTCCTCCGGCGCTGCGGCCAACCCCTACCCGGGCTGGGCGGTGTACTGCGCCACCAAGGCCGGGCTGGACCACTTCACGCGCACCCTGGCAGTGGAACAGGCTGCACGCGAGGTGCCGGCACTGGCGGTATCGCTGTATCCGGGTGTGATCGATACCGGCATGCAGGCAGAGATCCGCTCTGCCGACCCGTCGGCATTTCCGGGCCGCCCGCGCTTCGAGGCACTGAAGGCGGATGGCGAACTGACCACGCCGGAGGCCGCCGCGGCGCGCATCGTCGGCTATCTCGATAGCCCGGCGTTTGGCAGCCAGTCGGTGCTGGATATCCGCCAGCTCTAA
- the apaG gene encoding Co2+/Mg2+ efflux protein ApaG, with translation MSQKYHIIVEAQAFYLEEHSNAIDDQYAFAYRITIRNGGEIPARLLTRHWYITDANDHVQEVRGAGVVGEHPHLAPGEEFTYTSGATIRTPYGTMRGSYQMEADDGTRFDADIPEFHLIAPRVLH, from the coding sequence GTGAGCCAGAAATATCACATCATTGTCGAGGCCCAGGCTTTCTACCTGGAGGAGCACTCCAACGCCATCGACGACCAGTACGCCTTTGCCTACCGCATCACCATCCGCAATGGCGGCGAAATACCGGCACGGCTGCTTACCCGCCACTGGTACATCACCGACGCCAACGACCACGTGCAGGAAGTGCGCGGCGCCGGCGTGGTGGGCGAGCACCCGCACCTGGCGCCGGGCGAGGAATTCACCTATACCAGCGGCGCCACCATCCGCACGCCGTACGGCACCATGCGCGGCAGTTACCAGATGGAGGCGGACGACGGCACGCGTTTCGATGCCGACATTCCCGAGTTCCACCTCATCGCCCCGCGCGTGCTGCACTGA
- a CDS encoding phosphoglycolate phosphatase: MNLKHIKAVAFDLDGTLVDSIADLAASANAMREAMNLEPLPQARVASYVGDGVGSLVHRTLTDSFDQHSDEATWTQGFNLFIRHYRQHLAVHTRMYPGVADALGLLRSLDLPLVVITNKSQFLAVPLLQQLGIDSAFSMILGGDSLDEKKPSALPLLHAATVLDVKPQEMLLVGDSENDIACARRAGAVAAAVSYGYRDAATLGADLIVGSLVDLYSLLKQSRDPHVHRRD; encoded by the coding sequence ATGAACCTGAAGCACATCAAAGCCGTCGCCTTCGACCTGGACGGCACCCTGGTGGACTCCATCGCCGACCTGGCCGCCAGCGCCAACGCCATGCGCGAAGCCATGAACCTCGAACCGCTGCCGCAAGCGCGCGTTGCCAGCTACGTGGGCGACGGCGTGGGCAGCCTGGTGCACCGCACGCTGACCGACAGCTTCGACCAGCACAGCGACGAAGCCACCTGGACCCAGGGTTTCAACCTGTTCATCCGCCACTATCGCCAGCACCTTGCCGTGCACACCCGCATGTACCCCGGCGTGGCCGACGCGCTGGGCCTGCTGCGTTCACTGGACCTGCCGCTGGTGGTGATCACCAACAAATCGCAGTTCCTGGCCGTGCCGTTGCTGCAGCAACTGGGCATCGACAGCGCCTTCAGCATGATCCTCGGCGGCGACAGCCTGGACGAGAAAAAACCCTCCGCGCTGCCGCTGCTGCACGCCGCCACGGTGCTGGACGTGAAACCGCAGGAGATGCTGCTGGTGGGCGATTCGGAAAACGATATCGCCTGCGCACGCAGGGCCGGCGCAGTGGCAGCGGCGGTAAGCTACGGCTACCGCGATGCCGCCACGCTGGGCGCCGACCTGATTGTGGGCAGCCTGGTGGACCTGTACAGCCTGCTCAAGCAATCGCGCGACCCGCACGTGCACCGCCGCGACTGA
- a CDS encoding ABC transporter ATP-binding protein/permease has protein sequence MRHYAHSSGSAPADRNDLQTLKTLLPYLWRFKWRVLLALVCLIAAKVAGVMTPLYLKDIVDQLSIRNVVLALPLLALAGYGLARLLSSVLGELRDAIFARVVQGAVRSVAREVFAHLFRLSLRFHLERQTGGMSRDIERGTKGIGFLLNFTVFNILPTLVEISLVIGILLKRYSVWFAVVSFGTIAVYVAFTLLVTEWRTVFRRSMNDLDSRANSKAIDALLNYETVKYFGNENYENQRYDANLAAWERSAIKNQVSLSGLNAGQGAIIATGVTLVMWLAARGVVRGEMTVGDVVLVATFLTQLWAPLHFLGFIYREIKHSLADMERMFTLLSVGAEVADRPGAQRLDSREVGIRFEQVSFGYDAKRQILHEVDFDIPAGQTVAVVGASGAGKSTLSRLLFRFYDVSGGSIRFNGVDSRDISQDSLRAHIGIVPQDTVLFNDSIYYNIAYGRPDASRDEVIEAARSAHIHDFVMSLPDGYDTTVGERGLKLSGGEKQRVAIARTILKNPPVLVFDEATSALDSRTEKAIQAELMSIAANRTTLIIAHRLSTIADADCILVMEQGRIIERGTHRELLATDGRYAQMWRLQQEGEQQELA, from the coding sequence ATGCGACATTACGCCCATAGCTCCGGGTCGGCGCCTGCCGACCGCAACGATCTGCAAACCCTGAAAACCCTGCTGCCCTACCTGTGGCGCTTCAAGTGGCGCGTGCTGCTGGCGCTGGTGTGCCTGATCGCCGCCAAGGTGGCCGGGGTGATGACGCCGCTGTACCTGAAGGACATCGTCGACCAGCTGTCGATCCGCAACGTGGTGCTGGCCTTGCCGCTGCTGGCGCTGGCCGGCTACGGCCTGGCGCGGCTGTTGTCCAGCGTGCTGGGCGAGCTGCGCGACGCCATCTTTGCCCGCGTGGTGCAGGGTGCGGTGCGCAGCGTGGCGCGCGAGGTGTTCGCCCACCTGTTCCGGCTGTCGCTGCGCTTTCACCTGGAGCGCCAGACCGGCGGCATGAGCCGCGACATCGAGCGCGGCACCAAGGGCATCGGCTTCCTGCTCAACTTCACCGTGTTCAACATCCTGCCCACGCTGGTGGAGATTTCGCTGGTGATCGGCATTCTGCTCAAACGCTACAGCGTGTGGTTCGCGGTGGTGAGCTTCGGCACCATTGCCGTCTATGTGGCTTTCACGCTGCTGGTCACCGAGTGGCGCACGGTGTTCCGCCGCAGCATGAACGATCTGGATTCACGGGCCAACAGCAAGGCCATCGACGCGCTGCTCAACTACGAGACGGTGAAGTACTTCGGTAACGAGAATTACGAGAACCAGCGCTACGACGCCAACCTGGCGGCGTGGGAGCGCTCTGCGATCAAGAACCAGGTGTCGCTGTCCGGGCTGAATGCCGGGCAGGGCGCCATCATCGCCACCGGCGTCACGCTGGTGATGTGGTTGGCCGCACGCGGCGTGGTGCGCGGCGAGATGACGGTGGGTGACGTGGTGCTGGTGGCTACCTTCCTTACCCAGCTGTGGGCGCCGCTGCACTTCCTAGGCTTCATCTACCGCGAGATCAAGCATTCGCTGGCCGACATGGAGCGCATGTTCACGCTGCTGAGCGTGGGTGCCGAAGTGGCCGACCGCCCCGGTGCGCAGCGGCTGGACAGCCGCGAGGTGGGCATCCGTTTCGAGCAGGTGAGCTTCGGCTACGACGCCAAGCGCCAGATCCTGCACGAAGTGGATTTCGACATTCCCGCCGGCCAGACGGTGGCGGTGGTGGGCGCCAGCGGCGCCGGCAAGTCCACGCTGTCGCGGCTGCTGTTCCGCTTCTACGACGTGTCCGGCGGCAGCATCCGCTTCAACGGCGTGGACAGCCGCGACATCAGCCAGGACAGTCTGCGCGCCCACATCGGCATCGTGCCGCAGGACACGGTGCTGTTCAACGACAGCATCTACTACAACATCGCCTACGGCCGGCCGGACGCCAGCCGCGACGAGGTAATCGAGGCGGCCCGCTCGGCGCATATCCACGACTTCGTGATGAGCCTGCCGGACGGCTACGACACCACGGTGGGCGAGCGCGGGCTGAAGCTGTCCGGCGGCGAGAAGCAGCGGGTGGCGATTGCGCGCACCATCCTGAAGAACCCGCCGGTACTGGTGTTCGACGAGGCCACCAGCGCGCTGGATTCTCGCACCGAAAAGGCGATCCAGGCCGAGCTGATGAGTATTGCGGCCAACCGTACCACGCTGATCATCGCCCACCGGCTGTCCACCATCGCCGACGCCGACTGCATCCTGGTCATGGAGCAGGGCCGCATCATCGAGCGCGGCACCCACCGCGAACTGCTGGCCACAGACGGGCGCTATGCGCAGATGTGGCGGCTGCAGCAGGAAGGCGAGCAGCAGGAGCTGGCCTGA
- a CDS encoding EAL domain-containing protein, which produces MRVGSFKLLSSLAVIGVVLLTLGGAFFIAVDSRTQSEYIDAQRDGLQDVFRLSQLAQSESSHSEIDSELAMLATDPRVRQVLLADPQHVIRYALDRQLLGQGLDSQDGITPELLQALHDSRLGTALVDKSQQSVLVGIGYTPLEKDTVRSSQRGLVLIRFQLHDTLRQMSWQVAQVFVWPAAMLLLLVLLLGWLAQRYVLGPLGRLRLAVLDYAANGSLQPLPQQGVSEVRGLLKAFNAMQQHLQDTLDMLKTQRLAAAQLAQEREALLQAIPDHLFEMSPEGRFLQVWSSSQRGLAESREQLLGKLVHQVMPLDAADTVCQAIGEALAEGVSRGRRICLFVDCQPRWFELSAARKEAAGSEVSCILLAHDSTLRKHAEDELQLWAQVFAAAHNGILVTDSFRNIVQVNAAFTRITGYAAEDIVGKTPSILSSGRHDQAFYHRMWQEITTRGHWQGEIWNRRKSGEIFPEWQSISAVRGEDGEISHYISVFSDISSQKEAEQYIRRLAYFDSLTGLPNRALLQDHASQALSLSRHDDTPLALMFIDLDRFKNINDTLGHSIGDQLLVEVGRRLLALLQEKDTLTRLGGDEFIILLPETDESAAGHLAERVVRELSTPYHLSGYELITTPSIGIAMAPVDGSNLEELLRAADAAMYRAKAEGRSTFRFFTAQMQQRSAARLKLEAELRRALEKRELQLYYQPQSDMHGHLIGIEALLRWQHPELGMVAPVEFIPLAEESGLIVPIGMWVLEEAIAQMRNWRERGIHVPIVGVNLSALQFRQPMLVEQVARLLHEAALPAECLELELTESLVLDDPDDALGLMERLHQQGVRLAIDDFGTGYSSLNYLRRFPVDRLKIDRSFVQDLAQGRGIAIVRAIISLAHSLGFVTIAEGVETPEQLEQLRRLRCDQVQGFLFARPMSVRNLEDWLLRHRSVGPDGESWTFDI; this is translated from the coding sequence ATGCGCGTCGGCTCCTTCAAGCTGCTGTCCAGCCTGGCGGTGATAGGCGTGGTGCTGCTGACCCTGGGCGGCGCCTTTTTCATTGCGGTGGACAGCCGCACCCAGTCCGAATACATCGATGCCCAGCGCGACGGCCTGCAGGACGTATTCCGCCTGAGCCAGCTCGCCCAGAGCGAGAGCAGCCACAGTGAAATCGACAGCGAGCTGGCGATGCTGGCCACCGATCCGCGCGTGCGCCAGGTGCTGCTGGCCGATCCGCAGCATGTCATCCGCTATGCGCTGGACCGCCAGCTGCTGGGGCAGGGCCTGGACAGCCAGGACGGCATCACGCCGGAGCTGCTGCAGGCGCTGCACGACAGCAGGCTGGGCACGGCGCTGGTGGACAAGTCGCAGCAGTCGGTGCTGGTGGGCATCGGCTATACCCCGCTGGAAAAGGACACCGTGCGCAGCAGTCAGCGTGGCCTGGTGCTGATCCGCTTCCAGCTGCACGACACGCTACGGCAGATGAGCTGGCAGGTGGCACAGGTGTTTGTCTGGCCGGCGGCGATGCTGTTGCTGCTCGTGCTGCTGCTGGGCTGGCTGGCGCAGCGTTACGTGCTGGGGCCGCTGGGGCGGCTACGCCTGGCCGTGCTCGACTATGCGGCCAACGGTAGTTTGCAGCCGCTGCCGCAACAGGGCGTGAGCGAGGTGCGCGGCTTGCTCAAGGCCTTCAACGCCATGCAGCAGCATCTGCAGGATACGCTGGACATGCTCAAGACCCAGCGCTTGGCCGCAGCGCAGCTGGCGCAGGAGCGCGAAGCCTTGCTGCAGGCGATTCCCGACCACCTGTTCGAAATGTCGCCGGAAGGGCGCTTCCTGCAGGTGTGGTCCAGCAGCCAGCGCGGGCTGGCCGAATCGCGCGAGCAGCTGCTGGGCAAGCTGGTGCACCAGGTAATGCCGCTGGATGCGGCCGATACGGTGTGCCAGGCGATTGGCGAGGCCCTGGCCGAGGGCGTGTCGCGCGGGCGGCGCATCTGCCTGTTTGTCGATTGCCAGCCGCGCTGGTTCGAGCTGTCCGCCGCGCGCAAGGAAGCCGCCGGCAGCGAGGTCAGCTGCATCCTGCTGGCGCACGACAGCACGCTGCGCAAGCACGCCGAAGACGAGCTGCAGCTATGGGCGCAAGTGTTCGCCGCCGCGCATAACGGCATCCTGGTCACCGACAGCTTCCGCAACATCGTGCAGGTGAACGCCGCCTTTACCCGCATTACCGGCTACGCGGCGGAGGACATCGTGGGCAAGACGCCGAGCATCCTGTCCTCCGGGCGGCACGACCAGGCGTTCTATCACCGCATGTGGCAGGAAATCACCACCCGTGGCCACTGGCAGGGCGAAATCTGGAACCGCCGCAAGAGTGGCGAGATCTTTCCGGAGTGGCAGTCGATTTCCGCGGTACGTGGCGAGGATGGCGAAATCAGCCACTACATCAGCGTGTTCAGCGACATCAGCAGCCAGAAGGAGGCCGAGCAGTACATCCGGCGGCTGGCCTATTTCGACAGCCTTACCGGGCTGCCCAACCGCGCGCTGCTGCAGGATCACGCCAGCCAGGCGCTATCGCTGTCGCGGCACGACGATACACCGCTGGCGCTGATGTTCATCGACCTGGACCGCTTCAAGAACATCAACGACACCCTGGGTCACAGTATCGGCGACCAGTTGCTGGTAGAGGTTGGCCGCAGGCTGCTGGCGCTGCTGCAGGAAAAAGACACCCTGACGCGGCTGGGCGGTGACGAGTTCATCATCCTGCTGCCGGAAACCGATGAATCCGCCGCCGGCCACCTGGCCGAGCGGGTAGTGCGGGAGCTGTCCACGCCGTATCACCTGAGCGGCTACGAGCTGATCACTACACCGTCCATCGGCATCGCCATGGCGCCGGTGGATGGCAGCAACCTGGAGGAGCTGCTGCGTGCCGCCGACGCTGCCATGTACCGCGCCAAGGCCGAGGGGCGCAGCACCTTCCGCTTCTTTACCGCGCAGATGCAGCAGCGTTCCGCAGCGCGGCTGAAGCTGGAGGCCGAATTGCGCCGCGCGCTGGAAAAGCGCGAGCTGCAGCTGTACTACCAGCCGCAGAGCGATATGCACGGCCACTTGATCGGCATCGAGGCGCTGCTGCGCTGGCAGCATCCGGAACTGGGCATGGTGGCGCCGGTGGAATTCATTCCGCTGGCGGAAGAAAGCGGCCTGATCGTGCCCATCGGCATGTGGGTGCTGGAAGAAGCCATTGCGCAGATGCGCAACTGGCGCGAACGCGGCATCCACGTGCCGATAGTGGGCGTCAACCTGTCGGCGCTGCAATTCCGCCAGCCGATGCTGGTAGAGCAGGTGGCACGCCTGCTGCACGAGGCGGCCTTGCCGGCGGAGTGCCTGGAGCTGGAGCTGACCGAAAGCCTGGTGCTGGATGATCCGGACGATGCGCTGGGGCTGATGGAGCGCCTGCACCAGCAGGGTGTGCGGCTGGCCATCGACGACTTCGGTACCGGCTACTCCTCGCTCAACTACCTGCGGCGCTTCCCGGTGGACCGGCTGAAGATAGACCGCAGCTTCGTGCAGGATCTGGCGCAGGGGCGGGGTATCGCCATCGTGCGCGCCATCATCAGCCTGGCGCATTCACTGGGCTTCGTCACCATTGCCGAGGGGGTGGAAACGCCGGAGCAGCTGGAGCAGCTGCGGCGGCTGCGCTGCGACCAGGTGCAGGGCTTCCTGTTCGCGCGGCCGATGTCGGTGCGCAACCTGGAGGACTGGCTGCTGCGCCACCGCAGCGTGGGGCCGGATGGCGAAAGCTGGACCTTCGACATCTGA
- a CDS encoding basic amino acid ABC transporter substrate-binding protein — translation MIQTRTILLAGLLLALCTLPGCDAQQAAPPAAQPDAATSGKLYVVGTDASYVPFEFQNEQREIVGFDVEVLTAVAAKGGFRVRFVNTAWESIFTALAQGDRDILASAISITEPRRQQMDFSDPYFVARQLIAVGKGNAAIRHLADLKGRKVAVQAGTTGDEALQQLQGAVDVRRFASMLQALRAVESGEVEAMVGDNGAVAHYVASNPRHKLAAVADDASFSPEFYGFAVKKGNRALLDKLNIGIAAIKADGSYDRIYRKYFSGL, via the coding sequence GTGATACAGACAAGAACAATACTGCTGGCCGGTCTGCTGCTGGCGCTGTGTACGCTGCCCGGTTGCGACGCGCAGCAGGCGGCCCCGCCAGCCGCGCAGCCGGATGCGGCGACAAGCGGCAAGCTGTACGTGGTGGGTACCGATGCCAGCTATGTGCCGTTCGAATTCCAGAACGAGCAGCGCGAAATTGTCGGTTTCGACGTGGAGGTGCTGACGGCGGTGGCTGCCAAGGGGGGCTTTCGCGTCCGCTTCGTGAATACCGCGTGGGAAAGCATCTTTACCGCCCTGGCGCAGGGCGACCGCGACATCCTGGCTTCCGCCATCAGCATCACCGAGCCGCGCCGGCAGCAGATGGATTTTTCCGACCCGTATTTCGTGGCGCGCCAGCTGATTGCGGTCGGCAAGGGCAATGCCGCCATCCGTCATCTTGCCGACCTGAAGGGGCGCAAGGTTGCGGTGCAGGCCGGTACTACCGGCGACGAGGCGTTGCAGCAGTTGCAGGGCGCGGTCGATGTCCGGCGGTTTGCCAGCATGCTGCAGGCCTTGCGGGCTGTGGAGAGCGGCGAGGTCGAGGCGATGGTGGGCGATAACGGCGCGGTGGCCCACTATGTGGCCAGCAATCCGCGGCACAAGTTGGCCGCAGTGGCGGACGACGCCAGTTTCAGTCCCGAGTTCTACGGTTTTGCCGTGAAGAAGGGCAACCGGGCCTTGCTGGACAAGCTCAATATCGGCATCGCCGCCATCAAGGCGGATGGCAGCTACGACCGTATCTACCGGAAATATTTCAGCGGGCTGTAA
- the rpe gene encoding ribulose-phosphate 3-epimerase: MSQFRIAPSILSADFARLGDEVRNVIAAGADVIHFDVMDNHYVPNLTMGPMFCQAIRPHTTAPIDVHLMVKPVDNLAAAFAKAGADIITFHPEASDHIDRTLGLIKDAGCKAGLVLNPATPLSFLDHVMDKLDMVLLMSVNPGFGGQKFIPQTLAKVRAVRQRIDEYTAQHGGEIWLEVDGGIKVDNIAEVAAAGADTFVAGSAIYGQPDYKAVIDAMRAELARVQRA; the protein is encoded by the coding sequence ATGAGCCAGTTCCGTATCGCCCCGTCCATCCTGTCCGCCGACTTTGCCCGCCTGGGCGATGAAGTGCGCAACGTCATCGCCGCCGGCGCCGACGTGATCCATTTCGACGTGATGGACAACCACTACGTGCCCAACCTGACCATGGGCCCGATGTTCTGCCAGGCCATCCGCCCGCACACCACCGCACCCATCGACGTGCACCTGATGGTGAAGCCGGTGGACAATCTGGCGGCGGCATTTGCCAAGGCCGGCGCCGACATCATCACCTTCCACCCGGAAGCGTCCGACCACATCGACCGCACCCTGGGCCTGATCAAGGACGCCGGCTGCAAGGCCGGCCTGGTGCTGAACCCGGCCACGCCGCTGTCCTTCCTCGACCACGTGATGGACAAGCTGGACATGGTGCTGCTGATGTCGGTGAACCCTGGCTTTGGCGGCCAGAAGTTCATCCCGCAGACGCTGGCCAAGGTGCGCGCGGTGCGCCAGCGCATCGACGAGTACACCGCCCAGCACGGCGGCGAGATCTGGCTGGAAGTGGACGGCGGCATCAAGGTGGACAATATCGCCGAAGTGGCGGCCGCCGGCGCCGACACCTTCGTGGCCGGCAGCGCCATCTACGGCCAGCCGGACTACAAGGCGGTGATCGACGCCATGCGCGCCGAACTGGCCAGGGTGCAACGCGCGTGA
- the trpE gene encoding anthranilate synthase component I, which produces MMTPQRFAELAAAGYNRIPVTLELFADLDTPLSVYLKLANQPYSYLLESVVGGERFGRYSFIGLPATTRLRVQGQSVQVEYGDKVIERHEGDPLGFIDSFMARFNTPPITGLPRFTGGLVGYFGYDTVRYVEKRLAATQKPDPIGTPDILLMLSEELAVVDNLSGKLYLVVYADPAVPNALQKAQTRLNQLRGKLRENVSIPLSLPSPATEAVSEYGQEPFKQAVGEAKQYILDGDIMQVVLSQRMSMPYTDAPLSLYRALRSLNPSPYMFYYHFDDFHVVGASPEILVRREDDTVTVRPIAGTRPRGKSREEDQALADELLADPKEIAEHVMLMDLGRNDVGRVADTGSVRITDNMVIERYSHVMHIVSSVEGTVKPAVSNIDILKATFPAGTLSGAPKVRAMEIIDQFEPTKRGVYGGAVGYLGFTGDMDMAIAIRTAVIKNDTLYVQAGAGIVADSVPESEWQETQNKARAVVRAAALVQQGLDA; this is translated from the coding sequence ATCATGACGCCACAACGCTTTGCCGAGCTGGCCGCTGCCGGCTACAACCGCATCCCCGTCACCCTGGAACTGTTCGCCGACCTGGACACCCCGCTGTCGGTCTACCTGAAGCTGGCCAACCAGCCCTACTCCTACCTGCTGGAATCGGTAGTGGGCGGCGAGCGCTTCGGCCGCTACTCCTTCATCGGCCTGCCGGCCACCACCCGCCTGCGCGTGCAGGGGCAGAGCGTACAGGTGGAGTACGGCGACAAGGTGATCGAGCGCCACGAAGGCGACCCGCTGGGTTTCATCGACAGCTTCATGGCGCGCTTCAACACCCCGCCGATCACCGGCCTGCCGCGCTTTACCGGTGGCCTGGTGGGCTATTTCGGCTACGACACCGTGCGCTACGTCGAGAAAAGGTTGGCCGCAACGCAGAAGCCGGACCCGATCGGCACCCCGGACATCCTGCTGATGCTGTCGGAAGAACTGGCCGTGGTGGACAACCTGTCCGGTAAGCTCTACCTGGTGGTCTACGCCGACCCGGCGGTACCCAACGCGCTGCAGAAGGCACAGACGCGCCTGAACCAGCTGCGCGGCAAGCTGCGTGAGAACGTGAGCATTCCGCTGTCGCTGCCGTCACCGGCCACCGAGGCGGTATCCGAATACGGCCAGGAGCCGTTCAAGCAGGCGGTGGGCGAAGCCAAGCAATACATCCTGGACGGCGACATCATGCAGGTGGTGCTGTCGCAGCGCATGAGCATGCCCTACACCGACGCACCGCTGTCGCTGTACCGCGCGCTGCGCAGCCTGAACCCGTCGCCGTACATGTTCTACTACCACTTCGACGACTTCCACGTGGTGGGCGCCTCGCCGGAGATCCTGGTGCGTCGCGAGGACGATACCGTGACGGTGCGCCCGATCGCCGGCACCCGCCCGCGCGGCAAGAGCCGCGAGGAAGACCAGGCACTGGCCGACGAGCTGCTGGCCGATCCGAAGGAAATCGCCGAGCACGTGATGCTGATGGACCTGGGCCGCAACGACGTTGGCCGCGTGGCCGACACCGGCAGCGTGCGCATCACCGACAATATGGTGATCGAGCGCTACTCGCACGTGATGCACATTGTCTCCAGCGTGGAAGGCACGGTGAAGCCGGCGGTGTCCAACATCGACATCCTCAAGGCCACCTTCCCGGCCGGTACGCTGTCCGGCGCGCCCAAGGTGCGGGCGATGGAAATCATCGACCAGTTCGAGCCCACCAAGCGCGGCGTGTACGGCGGCGCCGTCGGCTACCTTGGCTTTACCGGCGACATGGACATGGCGATTGCCATCCGCACCGCGGTGATCAAGAACGACACCCTGTACGTGCAGGCCGGCGCCGGCATCGTCGCCGACTCGGTGCCGGAATCGGAATGGCAGGAAACCCAGAACAAGGCGCGCGCGGTAGTACGCGCCGCCGCGCTGGTGCAGCAGGGTCTGGACGCCTGA